The DNA segment AAAAGCAAAATGGATATCCCATATGgtagtataatatataaattcttaaatataagattctaatttaaaaaaaaattctaagcaAAGACGAGGCTTCATTTCTTCCTCTTAAGAGCATCAACAACATTAAGGCCAATACAATAAGCGATAGACTGAACGGTGACCATTGGATTAACTCCTAAAGCCGTTGGAAAAACACTTGTGTCCGCCACAAATAAGCCTTCGACCTCCCAAGTCTCTCCCGTTGGCTTCACCGCAGATACTTCTGGACTAGTTCCCATCCTACAACTTCCCATTTGATGAGCTGAACATATCTGTCCTGACAAATCCTTCAAGCTCTTTGAACTCTCTTCTCTCACAAACCGCTCAATCTCTACCGCACTCGTTGTTTTAACGTTCAAACTCTTCCCTTCTGAGTTATGTGTCCCAATCTCCTCAGCTCCTGCCGCGGTCAAAATGTTCAAGACTCTCTCAAGTCCCTTCTTTAGACTCTCTTCGTCTTCATTGTTTAAGTTGTACTCGATCGAACTCTTGGAGTTGATTGTTCCGGTTCCTTTATCTCTCAAAAGCGTGAAAACGTGTGCGGTTCTTGAAAATTTGAGCATTCGGCTTTTGAACTCCTTGCTTGATGTCCAAGGAATAACCCCTGAGAACAACCCTGGATGAAGAGAAGGTGTCTGAATCACCGTTTCGCCATAAGAGTTCTTCGTTTCTTCGTTTACAACGCTAGACATTGCGGTCATGATACCTCCTTGGTAGctcctttttttcttctcagGCCATTCCTCCTCCTCTGGGAACCATCCCCAAGCCATAACCACTGGATGTAAACAAAGGTTTCTCCCAATGCTACCGTTCTTCAAACCGCTGTGTTTCAACAAATGAGGCGTTCTAAGCGCACCGCAAGCCACTATCGTGGCCCTAGACTCCACCATGTAGATGTCTTTCCCAAACGCAAACGCAATTCCAGTGGATGTCTTTGTCTTCTTCCCACCTTTGCACTCGTACAAGACTTCCATCGCTTCACAACCTGGAAGGATCAAACCGTTACCAGATTCCACTAAATCTACAAGCCAAGTCTCTGAAGTCCCTTGCTTTTGACCTTTCTTGCAACCCAAGCAACAAAACCCACAGTAATGATCCGATGGAgcattcctcggaatattcttCACCGGTAACCCTAAATTTTCACAACCCTTCCTCAAGAT comes from the Brassica rapa cultivar Chiifu-401-42 chromosome A01, CAAS_Brap_v3.01, whole genome shotgun sequence genome and includes:
- the LOC103857337 gene encoding long-chain-alcohol oxidase FAO4A isoform X2, with translation MEYQNKTCLHKDSTEATFDVEFGGLRQEDETKTVYANSMTAREMESLVAICDTLIPSRDASEVGHLDDGVAGYYSASASHTGTPDRVDEKGNNVAWKAIGYNGPSSDHSDHEEEINEKTTKKNKHDEIFGPLYNGIIDLKNPREAVTKKLTGHGFTVSTHKRTKNGSSISDPVMTIQCDAVVVGSGSGGGVVAGMLAKAGYKVLVVEKGNYYARSNLSLHEGQALDEMYLSGGLLATTDMDVVILAGSTVGGGSTINWSASIKTPEHVMKEWSEKSELEMFGSHLYREAMDVVCERMGVQCEFLEEGFNNEILRKGCENLGLPVKNIPRNAPSDHYCGFCCLGCKKGQKQGTSETWLVDLVESGNGLILPGCEAMEVLYECKGGKKTKTSTGIAFAFGKDIYMVESRATIVACGALRTPHLLKHSGLKNGSIGRNLCLHPVVMAWGWFPEEEEWPEKKKRSYQGGIMTAMSSVVNEETKNSYGETVIQTPSLHPGLFSGVIPWTSSKEFKSRMLKFSRTAHVFTLLRDKGTGTINSKSSIEYNLNNEDEESLKKGLERVLNILTAAGAEEIGTHNSEGKSLNVKTTSAVEIERFVREESSKSLKDLSGQICSAHQMGSCRMGTSPEVSAVKPTGETWEVEGLFVADTSVFPTALGVNPMVTVQSIAYCIGLNVVDALKRKK